The genome window GCCTCCACCAACGAGGCCTGAGGCTGTGTAAACGACGAAGAACACTACGACGATCACCGCCGAAACCGTGCGTAGCGACATCGCCTTAGAGGGGAATCGGTTGGCTAAGAACTGTGGGATGGTCAGCGCATTGTCATAGCGTTCCGTTTGTTCGCGCAGGCGTGGTGCTACCACCATCCAATTTAGCCACGCACCGACCAATAGGCCGATTCCGATCCACGCCTCAATCAACCCGGCCGCAAAGAGCGCTCCGGGTAGTCCCAGTAACAGCCACCCGGACATGTCGGACGCGCCCGCAGATAAGGCCGCCACTGCAGGGTGCAATTGCCGCCCACCTAGCATGTATTCTTCAGAACTAGAGGTTGATTTTCTCGCAGCGTAAAAGCCGATCGCGATCATCAAACCGAAATATAAAAAGAGACTGATCCAAATGCCAACTTCCATGTGTGTTTGTGTTGTTTGACTACTGATAAAGGTGATGACCCTCGCATGCTCTGCGATTAGGAACAAGGGTCTATTTCAGGTTCTTCCTCAAAGGTGGGACAGGTGTGCCATGAAGTATCGTAGCGGACTCGCGCTATACTCACGCGCATCATGATTTGTGAAAAGTGCATTCATGCTATTTCGCTATCTTGCTGTAGGGGCTTTGCTTGCGAAGACCGCGCAAAGGCCACACGCATAGGAAGTTGTAAAACTTTAGCTGCCTTCGCGGGTGCCGCCCTTCGACAAGCTCTGGGCCTTGAGCCTGTCGAAACGGCAAGCAGCACCCCTACGCCAGATTCTTCGATTTCACAAATCACAATACTTGATGCGCGTGAGTATATCTGTCCTCTATCGCTTATCGAGCGACGTAGGAGCGGGGTGGACCACTACAAGGACTCTCGTTCAAAATAGACGAGACTGGCGTCGCATCGCGATCGCTATCTTATATCAGCAGCGAGCTGGAAAAGTTTGAAGTCGAGATGTTCAGATCTAGTTTGCAATGTTTGCCGCTCAGAGTTCTCTCTTTGCTCAGGATGAGTATTAAAAATCAAAAGGCGACGATGCGCTACCGCCGTTTCGGTCAAACGAACCAGTGGCTTTCCACAATCACACTTGGTGGTATGCGTTACCATGATGGTTGGTCTGGGCCTCGCGATCAGCCTTCGACGAAGATGATAGATCAGTGCGCCGATATCGTCACGCGTGCCTTTGCGCAGGGCATCAATCACATCGAAACTGCACACGGCTACGGTAAGAGTGAGCATTGCCATGGCATCGCGCTCAACGACGTGCTCAGTTTGAAGCGTGATAGCTACCATCTGATGACAAAGGGTGCGGCGAATACGGCTGAGGAGATGCGTCGCCTCGTTGAGGAGCAGTTAATCGCTCTGAAGACCGACTTTATTGATCTCTATGGCTGGCACGGTATCAATACGCCTGAGAAATTGGCCATCGCAACGAAATCGGGTGGGCCGGTTGAAGAGCTTCTTAAAATGAAGGCCGAGGGTATTCTCGGTGATGTGGGGTTTTCAACGCACGGGCCGTTAGACGTGATCATCGATGCAATTGCGACAGGGCTGTTCAGTTTTGTGAATCTGCATTATTACTATTTCATGCAGCGCAATCGTGGTGCGGTGGACTATGCGGCCGCGAAGGGCTTGGGCGTGTTTATCATTTCTCCGAACGACAAGGGAGGGAAGCTTTACGAGCCATCTTCAAAATTGTCACAGCTGTGTGCTCCGTTAACTCCAATTCAGTTTAATGCGCGTTGGTGCTTGTCGAACCCTAATATTCATACCCTTAGTTTCGGATTGAGTGAGCCTGAGCATGTCGAGGAGATGTCTGGGATCTTTCCATTTTCGGTGCCGCTCTCTAGAGACGATCAGGCTATCGCACAGCGCATGAATGGCGCGGTGCTCGATGATCCTGAATCTGCATGGGATGGTTACGAACTGTTAGGCGACGCGTCGGGGATCAATATACCAGAGGTGCTCCGCATGCGTCGTATGTGGAAATGCTACGATCAAACCAGTTTTGGTGAGATGCGTTACAATATGTTTGAGGACAAGGGTGATTGGTTTCCTGGTTGCTTTGCTACGCCGGATGCAGTCGATCAAGTCGACCCAAGCCAAACGATAGCAGAAGTCGATGTGAAGCAGTTCCTCAACGAGACGCACGAGCGCTTCTACTCGCCAAAGAAAGAGGAGTAGCGGGGGAGCGGAACCACTTCGGTTTACTCACCCTAGACGTCGTGCTTCCATTCAATTTTAAGTTGGTATGGCGATCTGTTTCTAAACGCTAAATAATTAAACGGACGCCGCCTAGATGGGCTAAGTTGTAGGGGAATTCACTTTCGGGGGATCCGATAAACATCAGGTTCGATGGGATCTGCCATTCCTTCGATAACTCGGCTATCAGTTCAGGGCCGAAGGTGCCTTCCCTTACCACCAATTCAACATCGATTTCGGGGTATGCTTCGTCCAGGAATTGAACGTCTTGTTTTAATTTCTCTGGAGCGTCACCGCCCTTTGCAGTGATATTGACGATCTTGACCCGATTTGTGTGTTCATTTCGTCGGATGTAGAGCATCACCCGATTCAGGTTACACAGATTGTCACCACGAGTGAAGAAGATGATCTGTTGTGATTTAATGGAATCGATTTGTTCATTGATGGTTCCCATGGCGCGACCCATTGTCGATGAAATGGTGGCCATGACCGCACGAATAACAAACAGCCCCAATTCAAATATGGCGACACGGCCGAGCATGAAGCCGACGACAATCAGTGTCGGCACTAGGTATTCGAAAAACACCGCGAGGTAACTCGGATTCAATAGCGCATTACCCACCAGCGCGGAGAGCACGCCGAAGAGGCCTAATAGCACCGAAATCCAACTTGCGCGATGAGGCCTGGCAAGTTTTGCGCGCTTAATTTTTAGCAAAATATTGCCGATCGCAAAGAGGGCCATGACCGCGAGGAATGAAATCGTATAAACGCCAGCTAAGG of Lentimonas sp. CC4 contains these proteins:
- a CDS encoding aldo/keto reductase, whose product is MSIKNQKATMRYRRFGQTNQWLSTITLGGMRYHDGWSGPRDQPSTKMIDQCADIVTRAFAQGINHIETAHGYGKSEHCHGIALNDVLSLKRDSYHLMTKGAANTAEEMRRLVEEQLIALKTDFIDLYGWHGINTPEKLAIATKSGGPVEELLKMKAEGILGDVGFSTHGPLDVIIDAIATGLFSFVNLHYYYFMQRNRGAVDYAAAKGLGVFIISPNDKGGKLYEPSSKLSQLCAPLTPIQFNARWCLSNPNIHTLSFGLSEPEHVEEMSGIFPFSVPLSRDDQAIAQRMNGAVLDDPESAWDGYELLGDASGINIPEVLRMRRMWKCYDQTSFGEMRYNMFEDKGDWFPGCFATPDAVDQVDPSQTIAEVDVKQFLNETHERFYSPKKEE